The Synechococcus sp. M16.1 genome includes the window GGGCATCCAGGGACTGGGACAGGCTGAGCATGGGCAGTGCGTGGCCGGGGGAATCCGGCTCTGATCATCCCTCTTCAGGTGAAACGCATGCTCAGGTCCAACCAGCGGCTGCGGGTGACCGGCGCGCTGGTGGAGATCAGATCGATGCCGGTGGCGGCGTAGGCCTGCAACTGCTCCGGCTGAATGCCGGAGGCCTCAAGCACCACCCCACCGGCGCTGCAGTCCCGCAGGCGCGGCACCAGCTGCCTGAGCTGCTCGGAGCTGAACTCATCCAGCAGCACCCCATTGGCGCCCGCCTGCACCGCCTCCAACGCCTGGACTTCCGTCTCCGCTTCCACAATCACGGCCGTGGGCCAGGGGGCCTGCTCACGCACCGCCGCGATGGCCGCCGTGATGCCACCGGCCCAGGCGATGTGGTTCTCCTTGAGCATGGCCGCGTCATCCAGCCCCATGCGGTGGTTGATGCCGCCGCCGCAGCGCACCGCGTATTTCTCCAGCAGACGAAGCCCAGGCGTGGTCTTGCGGGTGTCGGCCAGACGCACACCGGTGCCCTCAAGCTGGGCCACCAATGCAGCGGTGGCGGTGGCAATGCCGGAGAGGCGCATGGCCAGGTTCAAGGCGGTGCGTTCCCCCGCCACCAAGGCCGCTGCGGGCCCCTGCAGCTCCAGCAGGCAGTCCCCGGCCTCGACGGCGTCACCGTCCTGCCGCAGCAGGCGAAGGCTCACCCCGGGATCCAGGCGCTGGAACAGGCGCTGCACCAACGGCCCACCACAGAAGCGGCCCGGCTGTTTGGCGACCCAATGGGCCTGACCCTGCTGTCCCTGCAAGGCAGCCGCCGTTAGATCACCGCGGCCGATGTCTTCCGCCAGCCAGGCCTCCAAGGCAGCGGTGAGTGCCGGAGATTGCCAGTCCAAACCGTTTCAGACGTCCGCTGAACCTATTTTCCGATGCAGAAGCGCGAAAACACCCGATCCAGCACCGCTTCGGTGAGCTCTTCTCCAGTGATCTCCCCCAGGGCGCGGATTGCCTCCCGCAGATCGATGGTCCAGAAGTCCCATGGGAGCTGCTGGGCCGCCACCTCCTGGCTGCGGGCCAGGGCTTCGGCGGCTTGGGCAGCCAGATCGCGTTGGCGTTGGTTCAGCGCCAGCAGCACCCCTTCGGTTCCAGCAGCACCACAACGCTCCAGCAGGGCCTGCACCAGGTCAGCCTCCCCCGTGCCCTCCAAGGCCGACAACTGAACATCCACCGGCTTGGGGAAGGTCCCCGCAGGGAGATCCGCCTTGTTGGCCACCAGGATCCTGGGGATCTGCGCAGGGATGCGCGCCAGCAAGGCGGCGTCTTCAGCGGTCCAGCCCGCATGGCCGTCGAGCACCAACAGCACCACATCCGCCGTGGCCAGAGCTTCCTCGCTGCGGGCAATCCCCAGCTGCTCCACCGCGTCATCGGTGCTGCGGATGCCGGCGGTGTCGAGCAGGGTGATCGGCACCCCTTCCAGCACGATCTCGCTCTCCAGCAGATCTCTGGTGGTGCCCGGCAGATCGGTCACGATCGCCCGCTCGCGGCGGCTGAGCCGATTGAGCAGGGAACTTTTTCCCACGTTGGGGCGACCCACCAGGGCCACGCGCAGGCCCTGGCGCAGGGCATCGCCCCGCTCGCCATCGCGCACCAACTGCTGAAGCTCCAGCCGCACGGCTTGCAGCTGCTGCAGCAGGGCCTCGCCATCGAGGGGCGGCAGGTCCTCCTCGAAATCCACCCGAGCCTCCAGTTCGGTGAGCTGATCGAGCAGACGTTCCCGCAGCGCCGTGATCTGGGCCTGAATGCCGCCATCGAGGCCTGCCATCGCCAACTCGGCTGCCCGGCGGCTGCGGGCCGCCACCAGCTCACTCACCGCCTCGGCACGGGTGAGATCGAGCCGGCCGTTGAGCACGGCCCGCTGGCTGAATTCGCCCGGATGGGCCCGCCGCACTCCCGGCTGCCGCAGCACCTGTTCGAGCACCCGCTGCACGGCGATCACCCCGCCATGGCAGTGGATCTCCACCACGTCCTCACCGGTGAAGCTGCGGGGCCCGCGCATCAGCAGCAGCAGCACCTCATCGAGACGGCGGCCCTCGCCATCCATCACATGGCCGTACACCACCCGGTGCGATCCCCACTCCTGCCGGCCCGGGCAGTGCACCACGCTGCGCCCCGTCGCTTCCGCAGCCGGTCCGGAGAGACGAATCACGGCGATGCCGCCCTGCCCTGGGGCCACGGCGGTGGCCACGGCCGCAATCGTGTCGGTGCTGGGCACAGCAGTCGCCGCTGGTGATCCATACCTAAGATCCGGCCGATTTCTGCTGGGTTCATGCGCCGGTTGCTGCGCCTCAGTCGCATCCGGATGCGCCGCGGGGTCCTCTGGTTGTGGAGACAGGAAGGCACCCCAGGCCAACGGGCCCGTGGCCTGGCCGCTGGAGTGTTCTGCGGCTGCTACCCCTTCTTCGGGCTGCAGATCTTCCTCAGCGTGGGTGTGGCCAGCGTGGTGCGTGGCAATCACCTGCTCGCCGCCGCAGGAACCCTGGTGAGCAATCCCCTCACCTATCTGCCCCTCTATTGGTTCAACTATCTGGTGGGCTGTCGGCTGCTGGGCCCAGGCCAAGGCGGGATCAACCTGGCGGAGCTGAATCGCAGCAGCCTGTGGGCCCAAGGGTGGGAGTTCAGCCAGCGCATCCTGTTGGGCTCCACCGTTGTGGGGATGGTGATGGCCATCGCCAGCGGCTGGATGGCCTACCGCCTGTTTCTGCAGCGTGAAGCCCGTGCCGTCGTGAGCCGAGGCAGCTAGCTCGTGCCCACCCGGGCAATCCCGATCACATCCGCCATCGAGCGGATCTGGTCCATGGTGCGGCTGAGCTGATCGGCACCCTCGAGCTCAACCCGCAGATCGATGCGGGCCGGCTTGCCCGCTGCCGTGGTGACCCGGGCATCACTGACGTTGATGGCCCCATCGGAGAGACGCAGCAGGATGTCTTTGAGGATGCCGACGCGATCGATCACTTCGATCCGCAACTGCACCGGGAAGCGCTGTTTCTCCTGTTCGGCATGGGCGGTGTTCCAGCGCACGGGGAGCCGCCGTTCCCGCGGGATTGTCTCCACGTTGGAGCAGTCCTGCCGGTGAATGGTGATGCCGTGGTTGCCGAGGGCCACCGTGCCCACGATCAACTCACCCGGCAGCGGACTGCAGCAGCCACCGAGGCGGTAGTCCAAGCCCTCCAGCCCAAGGATCGCCCCTTCGCCTCCGGAACGGTCCGGCGCCGGATCCCGCGATGGCAGCAGCGCAGCGGCCACGTCTTCGTTGCTGGGTGGGGCCTGCTGTTGTTCCGCCAGCAGACGCATCTCCTCCCGCAAACGGTTGAGCGCCTGCTGCAGCGTGACGTCTCCAAATCCCAGTGAAGCCAGAAGGTCTTCGGTGGTGGGCACATTGCAGCGCTGCGCCACCCGCTGCATCGCCTCACCGTTGAGTAGGGCATCGAAGCCATCCCGCCCCAGCTCCCGCTCCAGCAGATCCTTGCCCCGTTCAATCGTTTCGTCACGGTGGCTGCGCTTGTACCACTGGCGTATGCGATTACGGGCCGTCGGCGTGGCGACGAAGTTCAGCCAATCGAGGCTGGGATGGGCCGTTTTGCTGGTGAGCACCTGAACGAAATCACCGTTCTGCAGCGGCGTTGCCAGCGGACACAACCGATCGTTGATGCGAACGCCATGGCAGTGATTGCCCACCTCGGAGTGGATGCGATAGGCGAAGTCGACGGCGGTTGCCCCCTTGCGCAACCCGAGCACATCACCCTTCGGGGTGAACACAAACACCTCTTCGTCGAAGAGGTCTTCCTTGATCGAGGAGAGGTAGTCGTTGTGATCGTCGTTGCCGCCTTCCTGCTGCCAATCCACCAGCTGACGCAGCCAGTTAAACCGCTCCGCATCACTGCTGCTGCTGGCCGGTGAGCCGCCTTCCTTGTATTTCCAGTGGGCCGCAATCCCGAATTCGGCCACATGGTGCATCTCAAGCGTGCGGATCTGCACTTCGATCGGGCGATGCCGACCGATCACCGCCGTGTGCAGGGATTGGTAGCCATTGGGTTTCGGCAACCCGATGTAGTCCTTGAAGCGTCCAGGAATCGGGCGGAAGGTGTCGTGAACCACCGCGAGGGCGCGATAGCAGCTCTCGACATTGGGGGTGAGGATCCGCAACGCCGCCACGTCGTAGATCTCGTGGAACTCCTTCTGCTGGCGTTGCATCTTGCTCCAGATGCCAAACAGATGCTTGGGGCGACCACTCACCTCGCAGTGCTCTAGGCCGGCCCGTTCCAACCGCTCATTCAGCAGCCCCACCGTGACGCCGAGCCGTTGCTCCCGTTCACTGCGCTTGGTGGCCACCTCCTCCTGAATCTCCCGGAAGGCCTCCGGTTCCAGCAATTTGAAGGCCAGATCCTCCAGCTCCCACTTGAAGCGACCGATGCCGAGGCGGTTGGCCAGGGGGGCATAGATCTCACGGGTTTCGCGGGCGATCCGCTGGCGCTTCTCCTCCTTCAACGCACCCAGGGTGCGCATGTTGTGCAAGCGGTCGGCCAGCTTCACCAACACCACACGGATGTCGCTGGCCATCGCCAGGAACATCCGGCGCAGATTCTCCGCCTGCGCTTCCGTGCGGTCGTTGAAGTGGATGCCGCCGAGCTTGGTGACCCCCTCCACCAGTTCACGCACCTCGGAACCAAAGTGCAGCTCGATCTGATCGGGGGTGACGTCGGTGTCTTCGACCACGTCGTGGAGGAACCCTGCGGCGATCACCGGAGCGCTGGCGCCGATGTCCCGTAAGAGATCAGCCACCGCCACCGGATGGACGATGTAGGGGTCCCCACTGGCGCGGAACTGGCCTTCGTGCAGCTGAAAGCCGAAATCGAAGGCCGACACCAGCAGCGCCTCGGAATCGGTGGGGCAGCTCTGACCAATGCCGGGCGGCACATTGGCGATGCACTCCCTCAACCAGTCCGGTAGAGCGATGCCGTAATCGTCCGGATGGCGGACAGGATGGCGCCTCACTTCGGGCAACGCGCAGCCCACCGTGGCCGAACCTGAGCTGGTTCGGGGCTCTTTGGGTGTGGAGGCAGCGTTGAGCATCCGACCCATCGGGTCAATCCATGGTATTCAGTGCAGGACCTCCTGTCGCTCGCGCAGCACTGTTCATGGGCCGGCCTGTTCTGGAACTCGAACAGCTGCGGTTGCGCTATCCCGGCAGCAACTCCTGGACGCTGGATGGGATGAATCTCAACCTCGAGCCGGGAGAGACCCTGGCCTTGGTGGGATCTTCGGGCTGCGGCAAAAGCACGGTGGCGCGGGCTGTGATGCAGCTGCTGCCCCAGGGAACGGTCTGTGAAGGACGGCTGTACTTGAC containing:
- a CDS encoding DUF2062 domain-containing protein; the encoded protein is MRRLLRLSRIRMRRGVLWLWRQEGTPGQRARGLAAGVFCGCYPFFGLQIFLSVGVASVVRGNHLLAAAGTLVSNPLTYLPLYWFNYLVGCRLLGPGQGGINLAELNRSSLWAQGWEFSQRILLGSTVVGMVMAIASGWMAYRLFLQREARAVVSRGS
- the nadC gene encoding carboxylating nicotinate-nucleotide diphosphorylase, giving the protein MDWQSPALTAALEAWLAEDIGRGDLTAAALQGQQGQAHWVAKQPGRFCGGPLVQRLFQRLDPGVSLRLLRQDGDAVEAGDCLLELQGPAAALVAGERTALNLAMRLSGIATATAALVAQLEGTGVRLADTRKTTPGLRLLEKYAVRCGGGINHRMGLDDAAMLKENHIAWAGGITAAIAAVREQAPWPTAVIVEAETEVQALEAVQAGANGVLLDEFSSEQLRQLVPRLRDCSAGGVVLEASGIQPEQLQAYAATGIDLISTSAPVTRSRWLDLSMRFT
- a CDS encoding bifunctional (p)ppGpp synthetase/guanosine-3',5'-bis(diphosphate) 3'-pyrophosphohydrolase, which gives rise to MLNAASTPKEPRTSSGSATVGCALPEVRRHPVRHPDDYGIALPDWLRECIANVPPGIGQSCPTDSEALLVSAFDFGFQLHEGQFRASGDPYIVHPVAVADLLRDIGASAPVIAAGFLHDVVEDTDVTPDQIELHFGSEVRELVEGVTKLGGIHFNDRTEAQAENLRRMFLAMASDIRVVLVKLADRLHNMRTLGALKEEKRQRIARETREIYAPLANRLGIGRFKWELEDLAFKLLEPEAFREIQEEVATKRSEREQRLGVTVGLLNERLERAGLEHCEVSGRPKHLFGIWSKMQRQQKEFHEIYDVAALRILTPNVESCYRALAVVHDTFRPIPGRFKDYIGLPKPNGYQSLHTAVIGRHRPIEVQIRTLEMHHVAEFGIAAHWKYKEGGSPASSSSDAERFNWLRQLVDWQQEGGNDDHNDYLSSIKEDLFDEEVFVFTPKGDVLGLRKGATAVDFAYRIHSEVGNHCHGVRINDRLCPLATPLQNGDFVQVLTSKTAHPSLDWLNFVATPTARNRIRQWYKRSHRDETIERGKDLLERELGRDGFDALLNGEAMQRVAQRCNVPTTEDLLASLGFGDVTLQQALNRLREEMRLLAEQQQAPPSNEDVAAALLPSRDPAPDRSGGEGAILGLEGLDYRLGGCCSPLPGELIVGTVALGNHGITIHRQDCSNVETIPRERRLPVRWNTAHAEQEKQRFPVQLRIEVIDRVGILKDILLRLSDGAINVSDARVTTAAGKPARIDLRVELEGADQLSRTMDQIRSMADVIGIARVGTS
- the mnmE gene encoding tRNA uridine-5-carboxymethylaminomethyl(34) synthesis GTPase MnmE, with product MPSTDTIAAVATAVAPGQGGIAVIRLSGPAAEATGRSVVHCPGRQEWGSHRVVYGHVMDGEGRRLDEVLLLLMRGPRSFTGEDVVEIHCHGGVIAVQRVLEQVLRQPGVRRAHPGEFSQRAVLNGRLDLTRAEAVSELVAARSRRAAELAMAGLDGGIQAQITALRERLLDQLTELEARVDFEEDLPPLDGEALLQQLQAVRLELQQLVRDGERGDALRQGLRVALVGRPNVGKSSLLNRLSRRERAIVTDLPGTTRDLLESEIVLEGVPITLLDTAGIRSTDDAVEQLGIARSEEALATADVVLLVLDGHAGWTAEDAALLARIPAQIPRILVANKADLPAGTFPKPVDVQLSALEGTGEADLVQALLERCGAAGTEGVLLALNQRQRDLAAQAAEALARSQEVAAQQLPWDFWTIDLREAIRALGEITGEELTEAVLDRVFSRFCIGK